A single region of the Acuticoccus sediminis genome encodes:
- a CDS encoding beta-propeller fold lactonase family protein codes for MKAISILRTTAWTGLLMPLVLGAQAAMAEPLVYVPLGGENKIVAIDAAKNEIVDTISGLAAVHGLAGTPDGRFLIAGSFETRARDGEAVAKPAGVSEDEHAAHHGAAPANAKADAGVSTVSVIQTADGSVVRRIDVPGAVHHVAVSPDGRFAVVTHPNDGAISAIDLESYELVATVATGPLPNYATFGPNGDRLFVSNAGNDTVSEVDTTRWIVRSNAVVGSSPEHVVLADDGATLYVNNVEDGTISVLDVGDRKVVKTIPIGSTLHGIDLSDDGRTLFVAALGDDKVVAVDLGTGGDRSASLAPAPYHLAVVSGTGKLYVSSADQPKIWVMDQRNLEILGEIPIGGKGHQMVQGAGG; via the coding sequence ATGAAAGCCATATCAATCCTTCGGACGACCGCGTGGACGGGGCTGCTGATGCCGCTGGTGCTGGGAGCGCAAGCCGCCATGGCCGAGCCCCTCGTCTATGTACCTCTCGGTGGCGAGAACAAAATCGTCGCCATCGATGCCGCGAAGAACGAGATCGTCGACACGATAAGCGGTCTCGCCGCCGTTCACGGTCTCGCCGGAACGCCTGACGGTCGGTTCCTGATCGCCGGCAGCTTCGAGACGCGCGCGCGGGACGGCGAAGCGGTGGCGAAGCCGGCGGGCGTCTCCGAAGACGAGCACGCTGCGCACCACGGCGCCGCGCCTGCCAATGCGAAAGCCGACGCGGGCGTCAGCACTGTCTCGGTGATCCAGACCGCTGACGGGTCCGTGGTCCGGCGCATCGACGTGCCCGGTGCCGTCCATCACGTTGCGGTCAGCCCCGACGGCCGGTTCGCCGTCGTCACCCACCCCAATGACGGTGCAATCAGCGCCATCGACCTGGAATCTTATGAGCTGGTCGCTACCGTCGCGACCGGACCGCTGCCCAATTACGCGACCTTTGGCCCCAACGGTGACAGGCTCTTCGTCAGCAATGCCGGCAACGACACGGTCAGCGAGGTCGACACGACGCGGTGGATCGTCCGGTCGAACGCCGTGGTCGGCAGCAGCCCCGAGCATGTCGTATTGGCCGACGACGGCGCCACTCTCTACGTCAACAACGTGGAGGACGGCACGATCTCCGTCCTTGACGTCGGCGACCGGAAGGTCGTGAAGACGATTCCGATTGGCTCGACGCTCCACGGGATCGATCTGTCCGACGACGGCCGAACGCTCTTTGTCGCCGCCCTCGGCGACGACAAGGTGGTCGCCGTCGATCTCGGTACCGGTGGCGATCGCAGCGCTTCCCTGGCTCCGGCCCCCTATCACTTGGCCGTAGTGTCCGGGACGGGCAAGCTCTACGTCTCCAGCGCTGATCAGCCCAAGATCTGGGTGATGGACCAGCGGAATCTCGAAATTCTCGGAGAGATCCCGATCGGCGGCAAGGGCCATCAAATGGTCCAGGGCGCAGGCGGATGA
- a CDS encoding cytochrome c, translating to MPKLSPIAIAGKTAFDANCALCHGRNAAGTDKGPPLVHDIYNPGHHGDAAFLAAARRGVPQHHWPFGNMPAQPQVSGEDIASIVRYVRELQLANGIAYRPHRM from the coding sequence GTGCCGAAGCTTTCGCCCATCGCCATCGCAGGCAAGACGGCGTTCGACGCCAACTGTGCGCTGTGTCACGGCCGCAACGCCGCCGGAACCGACAAAGGGCCGCCCCTGGTCCATGACATCTACAACCCCGGCCACCACGGGGATGCCGCATTTCTCGCCGCCGCAAGACGAGGCGTGCCGCAGCACCACTGGCCCTTTGGCAACATGCCGGCGCAGCCGCAGGTAAGCGGTGAGGACATAGCTTCGATCGTTCGCTATGTACGCGAGCTGCAACTGGCCAATGGGATCGCATACCGGCCGCATCGCATGTGA
- a CDS encoding DUF305 domain-containing protein: protein MSNYIRLSLMIGTSVILMFGITYLESFQIIDHAYFSETRVFVALLMGTTMVVVMMTYMLGMYPSKTANISIFFGAVLVFAGLLYLLRSQITVDDVDYMEAMIPHHSIAILTSERAQITDPRVRKLADEIIKAQRLEIAEMKALIADLEGGPPATPEIDGN from the coding sequence ATGTCAAACTACATTCGTCTTTCCTTGATGATCGGCACATCCGTCATTCTGATGTTTGGAATAACATATTTGGAGAGTTTCCAGATCATTGATCATGCGTATTTTAGTGAAACACGCGTGTTCGTGGCATTGCTGATGGGCACCACGATGGTCGTGGTCATGATGACCTACATGCTCGGGATGTATCCCAGCAAGACTGCTAACATCTCAATATTTTTTGGCGCAGTTCTTGTCTTCGCAGGATTGCTTTATCTGCTTCGCAGCCAGATCACGGTCGATGATGTCGACTATATGGAGGCGATGATCCCGCATCATTCGATCGCCATCTTGACAAGCGAACGGGCCCAGATCACCGATCCGCGGGTTCGCAAGCTGGCTGACGAGATCATCAAGGCGCAACGGCTCGAAATCGCCGAGATGAAGGCGTTGATCGCCGATCTCGAGGGCGGTCCCCCGGCCACACCGGAAATCGACGGCAACTAA
- a CDS encoding glycoside hydrolase family 65 protein — MTDWTLSYEGFEPAQEGLREALCTLGNGYFAARGAAEEAEADDTHYPGTYLAGGYNRLATEVAGRVIENEDLVNLPNWLPLTFRPEGGDWLNLLAVEVLSYRQELDLKQGVLKRAMRLRDRTGRETTLESRRLVHMGAPHLAAIEWTFTPENWSGRVEVLSALDGRVINAGVPRYRQLNGKHLVPLASREIGEDGVLLLAETSQSHIRIAEAARTQVFQDGEGLAVERRFVTEEGYVAHALSFPVAEGTPVTIEKVVALHTSRDRAISSPALAAEETLREAGRFGTLLEDHARAWSHLWRRCDLTLEGRHRTQMILRLHVFHLLQTVSPHSVDLDVGVPARGLHGEAYRGHIFWDELFIFPFLNLRIPEITRALLRYRHRRLPAARRLAREAGYRGAMYPWQSGSDGREETQVLHLNPKSGRWLPDNTHLQRHVNAAIAYNVWRHYEATGDAEYLSVYGAEMLVEIARFWASIASFNAERGRYEIRGVMGPDEFHDRYPWAEKPGLDNNAYTNVMAVWVLLRALDARMLLDSERRIELDERLGLGADEVAGWDEISRKMFVPFHDGVISQFEGYERLEEFDWEDYRAKYGDIHRLDRLLEAEGDTVNRYKASKQADALMLFYLFSAEELGDLFARLGYPFEGELIPRTVDYYLRRTSNGSTLSGIVHSWVLARSDRAGSWTQLGAALESDIADVQGGTTPEGIHLGAMAGTVDLVQRGQTGLEIRDDMLRLNPCLPEELRGLRFRIRHRGHWLDIDIGCERLTISAPDGWDGPERIVIRDETYAFHAGERLEVPCHLEDGGWRPAPRAGDMNGGAEGG, encoded by the coding sequence ATGACGGACTGGACGCTTTCCTATGAGGGGTTCGAGCCGGCCCAAGAGGGGCTGCGCGAGGCGCTGTGCACGCTCGGCAACGGCTATTTCGCCGCCCGCGGCGCCGCCGAGGAAGCCGAGGCCGACGATACGCATTATCCCGGGACCTACCTCGCCGGCGGCTATAATCGCCTCGCCACCGAGGTCGCCGGGAGGGTTATCGAGAACGAGGACCTGGTCAACCTGCCGAACTGGCTGCCGCTCACCTTCCGGCCGGAGGGCGGCGACTGGCTCAACCTGTTGGCGGTCGAGGTCCTGTCCTACCGCCAGGAGCTGGACCTGAAGCAGGGGGTACTGAAGCGCGCGATGCGCCTGCGCGACCGGACGGGGCGGGAGACGACGCTGGAGAGCCGGCGCCTCGTGCATATGGGCGCGCCGCATCTGGCGGCCATCGAATGGACGTTCACGCCCGAGAACTGGTCGGGGCGGGTCGAGGTCCTCTCCGCCCTGGACGGACGGGTGATCAACGCCGGGGTGCCGCGCTACCGCCAGCTCAACGGCAAGCACCTCGTCCCCCTGGCTTCGCGAGAGATCGGCGAGGACGGCGTCCTCCTTCTCGCCGAGACCAGCCAGTCGCATATCCGTATCGCCGAGGCCGCCCGCACCCAGGTGTTCCAGGACGGCGAGGGGCTGGCTGTAGAACGCCGTTTCGTCACGGAGGAGGGCTATGTCGCCCATGCCCTCTCTTTCCCGGTTGCCGAAGGCACTCCGGTCACGATCGAGAAGGTCGTCGCGCTGCACACCTCCCGCGACCGGGCGATCTCCAGCCCGGCGTTGGCGGCAGAGGAGACGCTGCGCGAGGCGGGACGCTTCGGGACGCTCCTGGAGGATCACGCGCGCGCCTGGTCGCATCTGTGGCGGCGCTGCGACCTCACCCTGGAGGGCCGGCATCGGACGCAGATGATCCTGCGACTGCACGTCTTCCACCTGCTCCAGACCGTCTCGCCGCACAGCGTCGACCTCGATGTCGGCGTGCCGGCGCGCGGCCTGCACGGCGAGGCCTATCGCGGGCACATCTTCTGGGACGAGCTGTTCATTTTCCCGTTCCTCAACCTGCGCATCCCCGAGATCACCCGCGCGCTTCTGCGCTACCGCCACCGGAGGCTGCCGGCGGCGCGGCGGCTGGCGCGCGAGGCCGGCTATCGCGGCGCGATGTATCCCTGGCAGAGCGGCAGCGACGGGCGCGAGGAGACGCAAGTGCTCCACCTCAACCCGAAATCCGGTCGCTGGCTGCCCGACAACACCCACCTGCAGCGGCACGTCAATGCCGCCATCGCCTACAATGTCTGGCGCCATTACGAGGCGACGGGCGATGCCGAGTACCTGTCGGTCTACGGCGCCGAGATGCTGGTCGAGATCGCCCGCTTCTGGGCCAGTATCGCCAGCTTCAACGCCGAGCGCGGCCGCTACGAGATCCGCGGCGTGATGGGACCGGACGAGTTCCATGACCGCTACCCCTGGGCAGAGAAGCCCGGCCTCGACAACAACGCCTACACCAACGTGATGGCGGTCTGGGTGCTGCTCCGCGCGCTCGATGCGCGCATGCTTCTCGACTCGGAGCGGCGGATCGAACTCGACGAGAGGCTCGGACTTGGCGCCGATGAGGTCGCCGGCTGGGACGAGATCAGCCGCAAGATGTTCGTGCCGTTCCATGACGGCGTCATCAGTCAGTTCGAGGGCTATGAGCGGCTCGAGGAGTTCGACTGGGAGGACTATCGCGCAAAGTACGGCGACATCCATCGGCTCGACCGGCTGCTCGAGGCCGAGGGCGACACGGTCAACCGCTACAAGGCCTCCAAACAGGCCGACGCCCTGATGCTGTTCTACCTGTTTTCGGCCGAAGAACTGGGCGACCTGTTCGCCCGGCTCGGATACCCGTTCGAGGGAGAGCTGATCCCGCGCACGGTCGACTACTACCTGCGACGCACGTCGAACGGCTCGACGCTGAGCGGCATCGTCCATTCCTGGGTGCTGGCGCGCTCCGACCGAGCCGGGTCCTGGACGCAGCTCGGGGCCGCGCTGGAGAGCGACATCGCCGACGTGCAGGGTGGGACGACGCCAGAAGGCATCCATCTCGGCGCCATGGCCGGCACCGTCGACCTCGTCCAGCGCGGCCAGACCGGACTCGAGATCCGCGACGATATGCTCCGCCTCAATCCCTGCCTGCCGGAGGAGCTGCGCGGCTTGCGCTTTCGTATCCGCCATCGCGGCCACTGGCTCGACATCGACATCGGCTGCGAGCGTCTGACCATCTCAGCCCCGGACGGTTGGGACGGGCCGGAGCGCATCGTCATCCGCGACGAGACCTATGCCTTCCACGCAGGCGAGCGCCTGGAAGTCCCCTGCCACCTCGAAGACGGCGGTTGGCGACCGGCCCCGCGCGCCGGCGACATGAACGGAGGGGCCGAAGGCGGTTGA
- the otsB gene encoding trehalose-phosphatase, whose product MSVWPLARNAGLQEGERDVIQIGGGSARQAEHATDEGRPMSHADRQERTIDAVIFDLDGVVTRTARLHAAAWKRLFDDYLAQRAAQRGDEPFQPFDADEDYRRFVDGKPRYEGVRSFLESRGIALPWGDPADPPEAKTVCGLGNAKNALFQQLLASGGVEVFESSVAFIRALKENGIKVALVSSSKNTAAVLASAGLGNLLEVRVDGVEAARLGLEGKPHPDTFLEAARRLGVEPARAAVVEDAIAGVAAGRAGNFGLVIGVVRSGDGTEFRAGGADIVVSDLKELNDGAALWARPRMDAAALPNALDRAAEFRARLARKRPAVFLDYDGTLTPIVDRPELAVLSEDMRAVVRGLAERCPVAIVSGRDRADVERLVALDGLVYAGSHGFDIAGPGGLRKEHERAAAFLPALDRAEERLRREVAGIDGALVERKKFAIAVHYRLVADDQVARVESAVEAVAAEITDLRRTAAKKVFALRPRVDWDKGRAVLWLLTALGLDRENVLPLYLGDDDTDEDAFAALNGRGLGILVTEAEHPTAADYVLANTEEVGRFLGELVAILGDPTR is encoded by the coding sequence GTGAGCGTGTGGCCGCTCGCTCGAAACGCCGGACTGCAGGAAGGCGAAAGGGACGTGATCCAGATCGGCGGCGGCAGCGCGAGGCAGGCCGAACACGCAACGGACGAAGGAAGACCGATGAGCCATGCCGATCGCCAGGAGCGCACCATCGACGCCGTTATCTTCGACCTGGACGGCGTGGTGACGCGGACCGCGCGTCTGCACGCTGCGGCCTGGAAGCGGCTGTTCGACGATTATCTCGCGCAGCGCGCGGCGCAGCGGGGCGACGAGCCGTTCCAGCCCTTCGACGCGGATGAGGACTATCGGCGCTTCGTCGACGGCAAGCCGCGCTACGAGGGGGTGCGGAGCTTTCTCGAATCCCGCGGCATCGCGCTGCCCTGGGGCGACCCCGCCGATCCGCCCGAGGCAAAGACGGTCTGCGGCCTCGGCAATGCCAAGAACGCGCTGTTCCAGCAGCTGCTGGCAAGCGGCGGCGTCGAGGTGTTCGAGAGCTCGGTGGCCTTCATCCGCGCCCTGAAGGAGAACGGCATAAAGGTGGCGCTCGTCTCCTCCAGCAAGAATACCGCGGCGGTGCTCGCCTCTGCGGGACTTGGGAACCTGCTCGAGGTCCGGGTGGACGGGGTGGAGGCGGCGCGCCTCGGCCTTGAAGGCAAGCCGCACCCCGACACCTTCCTCGAGGCGGCGCGGCGCCTGGGCGTCGAGCCGGCGCGGGCAGCGGTTGTGGAGGACGCGATCGCCGGCGTCGCGGCCGGCCGGGCCGGCAATTTCGGCCTGGTGATCGGCGTCGTCCGGTCGGGCGACGGCACCGAGTTTCGAGCCGGCGGCGCCGATATCGTCGTCAGCGATCTGAAGGAACTCAACGACGGGGCGGCGCTGTGGGCGAGGCCCCGCATGGACGCCGCCGCCCTCCCGAACGCGCTGGACCGCGCCGCCGAGTTCCGGGCGCGTCTTGCCAGAAAACGACCAGCCGTCTTCCTCGACTATGACGGCACGCTGACGCCGATCGTCGATCGGCCCGAGCTGGCGGTGCTCTCCGAAGACATGCGTGCGGTGGTCCGGGGTCTCGCCGAGCGCTGCCCGGTCGCCATCGTCAGCGGCCGCGACCGTGCCGATGTCGAACGGCTGGTCGCGCTCGACGGTCTCGTCTATGCCGGCAGCCACGGCTTCGACATCGCGGGCCCCGGCGGCCTGCGCAAGGAGCACGAGCGCGCCGCCGCGTTTCTGCCGGCGCTCGACCGGGCCGAAGAGCGGCTGCGGCGGGAGGTCGCCGGTATCGACGGCGCGCTGGTCGAGCGCAAGAAGTTCGCCATCGCCGTCCATTACAGGCTGGTGGCCGACGATCAGGTCGCACGCGTCGAGAGTGCCGTGGAGGCGGTCGCCGCCGAGATCACCGACCTCCGCCGCACCGCCGCCAAGAAGGTGTTCGCCCTGCGACCGCGCGTCGACTGGGACAAGGGTCGGGCCGTGCTCTGGCTGCTGACGGCGCTGGGGCTCGACCGGGAAAATGTCCTGCCCCTTTATCTCGGCGATGACGACACCGACGAGGACGCGTTCGCGGCGCTGAACGGCCGCGGCCTCGGCATCTTGGTGACCGAGGCGGAGCATCCCACTGCGGCCGACTACGTGCTGGCGAATACGGAGGAGGTCGGCCGGTTCCTGGGCGAACTCGTCGCCATTCTGGGAGACCCCACGCGATGA
- a CDS encoding cation:proton antiporter — translation MLLLVVTRLFGELSERLGQPASMGEIVAGVAIALVAAASLPIPLLASLAESPFLEVAAEFGIFFLLLLAGIEMRPREIAEHSGGSLAVALGGVLVPLGAGFALAWSVLPETPLKFAQALLVGVALSISAVPVAVSIFRELGYLHTRVGRTVVAAAIFDDVIGLILLAVVLGVIETGASPDLAAMLALLGRAGLFFVIAVAVGLFLYPRLSRAVSRMRIPAPHFSTLMALALGFAVLAEALGMDFILGPFMAGLFFDPETVGAKIYDGIKRSVGDLTDGLLAPLFFASIGVRVELGAVTAVPGFLLALVGVAFLGKLLGAGLPARLAGLSSRESLAVGIGMSGRGAVELIIASIALEAGLFDQPDPIVANLFSALVIMAVVTTLMMPFGLRRVLR, via the coding sequence TTGCTTCTGCTGGTCGTCACGCGGCTGTTCGGCGAACTGTCCGAACGGCTGGGCCAGCCTGCCTCGATGGGCGAGATCGTCGCCGGCGTGGCGATCGCGCTCGTCGCCGCCGCATCGCTGCCGATCCCCCTTCTCGCGAGCCTGGCAGAAAGCCCGTTCCTCGAGGTCGCCGCCGAGTTCGGCATCTTCTTCCTGCTGCTGCTTGCCGGCATCGAGATGCGCCCGCGGGAGATCGCCGAGCATTCGGGCGGTTCCCTCGCGGTCGCTCTCGGCGGCGTGCTCGTTCCGCTCGGCGCCGGGTTCGCACTGGCCTGGTCTGTTCTACCGGAGACGCCGCTGAAGTTCGCGCAGGCGCTTCTGGTCGGTGTGGCGCTGTCGATCTCGGCGGTCCCCGTGGCAGTGAGCATCTTCAGGGAGCTTGGATACCTCCACACCCGCGTCGGTCGGACAGTGGTGGCGGCGGCGATCTTCGACGACGTGATCGGTTTGATTCTGCTCGCCGTGGTGCTGGGGGTGATCGAGACGGGCGCCAGTCCGGATCTGGCCGCAATGCTGGCGCTGCTCGGGAGGGCCGGCTTGTTTTTCGTGATTGCCGTGGCCGTGGGCCTGTTCCTCTATCCACGCCTTTCGCGGGCGGTCTCCCGCATGCGCATCCCGGCGCCGCACTTCAGCACGCTCATGGCTCTGGCGCTCGGTTTTGCCGTATTGGCGGAGGCTCTGGGCATGGACTTCATCCTGGGCCCGTTCATGGCCGGTCTGTTCTTCGATCCGGAGACCGTCGGGGCCAAAATCTACGACGGCATCAAGCGGAGCGTCGGAGATCTCACGGATGGATTGCTGGCGCCGCTCTTCTTCGCCTCGATCGGCGTTCGGGTCGAACTCGGCGCCGTAACCGCGGTTCCGGGTTTCCTGCTCGCGCTCGTAGGCGTGGCATTTCTGGGCAAGTTGCTTGGCGCAGGACTGCCGGCACGGCTCGCTGGACTGTCGTCGCGAGAGTCGCTCGCGGTCGGCATCGGCATGAGCGGGCGCGGCGCGGTCGAGCTGATCATTGCCAGCATCGCACTCGAAGCCGGCTTGTTCGATCAGCCCGATCCCATCGTCGCCAACCTCTTCTCCGCTCTCGTGATCATGGCCGTGGTGACGACGCTGATGATGCCGTTCGGGTTGCGACGCGTTCTGCGGTGA
- a CDS encoding L-lactate permease — MLLAALTPLLAVFGLLVILRLPAATAMPMSLVLTAGVSITVWKVPVRQVLAASIEGVAIAASILWIVFGAILLLKVLTESGAMAAIRSGFTRITPDPRAQVILIAWLFGAFLEGAAGFGTPAAITAPLLVALGFTPMAAVVLALIADSSPVSFGAIGTPVVVGLAQGLQEGSDLAPAVVAALGDVPAADFLQGAAVQAVMIDLFVGTTIPLIMVVVLTRFFDPGRNWRDGLRAWRFALFAGLAFTVPALGVAVLLGPEFPSLIGALVGLALVTPVARKGWLLPRDGLSQGKGEQVSGPPVPAAMPLARAWTPYLLLAALLVATRLDVLPLKGWLQAVTISATGILGTDIGVSVAPLYLPGAGFVAVALAAIVFFRMGAGQAGSALRDAGRVLIGSALALGAAVPMVRVFIQSGVSDAGLASMPMELAIVAADSVGGAWPLVAPLVGAMGAFLSGSATFSNMMFALLQFSAADRAGLSETTVLAAQMLGANAGNMVSVVNVVAAAAVVGLLRQEGAIIRFTLLPMLYYTTAAGLLALAFVAAS, encoded by the coding sequence ATGCTGCTTGCCGCCCTGACACCGTTGCTTGCCGTCTTCGGGCTCCTGGTGATCCTGCGGCTGCCGGCGGCCACGGCCATGCCAATGAGCCTGGTGCTCACGGCCGGCGTGAGCATCACCGTCTGGAAGGTTCCGGTCCGGCAGGTGCTTGCGGCATCGATCGAGGGCGTCGCCATCGCGGCGTCGATCCTGTGGATCGTGTTCGGCGCCATCCTCCTCTTGAAGGTTCTGACCGAAAGCGGCGCGATGGCGGCGATCCGCAGCGGGTTCACGCGCATCACGCCGGATCCGCGGGCGCAGGTCATTCTGATCGCCTGGCTGTTCGGCGCCTTCCTCGAAGGCGCGGCCGGCTTCGGGACACCGGCGGCGATCACCGCGCCCCTCTTGGTGGCGCTGGGCTTCACGCCGATGGCGGCCGTCGTCCTCGCCCTGATCGCGGACAGCAGCCCCGTCTCCTTCGGCGCCATCGGCACGCCGGTCGTGGTCGGTCTCGCCCAGGGCCTGCAGGAGGGCAGCGACCTCGCGCCGGCCGTGGTCGCTGCACTCGGCGACGTGCCCGCGGCCGACTTCCTTCAGGGCGCCGCCGTGCAAGCGGTCATGATCGACCTGTTCGTCGGAACGACGATACCGCTGATCATGGTCGTCGTGCTCACCCGCTTCTTCGACCCCGGGCGGAACTGGCGGGACGGTTTGCGCGCCTGGCGCTTCGCTCTGTTCGCCGGCCTCGCCTTCACCGTGCCGGCCCTGGGTGTCGCGGTTCTGCTCGGGCCCGAATTCCCCTCGCTGATCGGCGCCCTCGTCGGTTTGGCGCTGGTGACCCCGGTGGCGCGCAAGGGATGGCTGCTGCCCCGGGACGGCCTGTCACAGGGCAAGGGCGAACAGGTGAGCGGCCCGCCGGTCCCTGCGGCAATGCCGCTTGCCCGCGCCTGGACGCCATATCTGCTGCTGGCGGCGCTGCTGGTGGCGACGCGCCTGGACGTCCTGCCGCTGAAGGGATGGCTGCAGGCGGTCACGATATCCGCCACGGGCATCCTGGGAACCGACATCGGCGTCTCCGTCGCGCCGCTCTATCTTCCCGGAGCCGGCTTCGTCGCCGTCGCCTTGGCCGCGATCGTGTTCTTCCGGATGGGTGCCGGCCAAGCGGGCAGCGCCCTGCGCGACGCCGGCCGCGTCCTCATCGGCAGCGCCTTGGCGCTGGGCGCGGCCGTGCCCATGGTGCGCGTCTTCATCCAGTCGGGGGTGAGCGACGCGGGCCTTGCCAGCATGCCGATGGAGCTCGCGATCGTCGCCGCCGATTCCGTCGGCGGCGCCTGGCCGCTGGTGGCCCCCCTGGTCGGCGCCATGGGCGCCTTTCTGTCGGGCAGCGCCACCTTCAGCAACATGATGTTCGCGTTGCTCCAGTTCAGCGCCGCCGACAGGGCTGGACTCTCGGAGACGACGGTGCTGGCCGCACAGATGCTCGGGGCGAACGCGGGCAACATGGTGTCGGTGGTCAATGTCGTCGCCGCGGCCGCCGTCGTCGGCTTGCTCCGCCAGGAGGGCGCCATCATCCGTTTCACGCTCCTGCCGATGCTTTATTACACCACCGCGGCCGGGCTGCTGGCGCTTGCATTCGTGGCGGCCTCGTAA
- a CDS encoding ABC1 kinase family protein: MAGDRERNTFAGRAGRYARVGGNMSGVAAKMVASRLFGTEMEHDKTAQELARALGNLKGPLMKVAQLLSTIPDALPPEYAAELQTLQSDAPPMGYPFVKRRMAAELGANWLSRFDRFDKAPAAAASLGQVHRARTLSGEEVACKLQYPNMDSAIEADLKQLGFIFGLHRRMRPGIDTTEIAKEIADRLREELNYTLEAGHAKLYGRIFEGDGTIRVPTVHEDLSTRRLLTMGWLDGARLLNYREAPLEERNTIAAALFRAYWAPFASVGVIHGDPHLGNYTVFEEDGAPRGINLLDYGCIRIFPVSFVGGVIDLYEGLRTGDDDRVVHAYETWGFKGLHRELIDVLNIWARFIYGPILDDRTRSLADGTKPGEYGRREAFRVHQALKEKGPVTVPREFVFMDRAAVGLGAVLLHLQAELNFFQIFRTQLEGFSTERVAARQAEALQFAGLSAPDGHAPMPTVSA; this comes from the coding sequence ATGGCGGGCGATCGCGAGCGCAACACATTTGCCGGCCGCGCGGGGCGGTACGCGCGGGTCGGCGGCAACATGTCCGGCGTCGCGGCGAAGATGGTGGCCTCGCGCCTCTTCGGCACCGAGATGGAGCACGACAAGACCGCCCAGGAGCTCGCCCGCGCCCTCGGCAACCTCAAGGGGCCGCTGATGAAGGTGGCCCAGCTCCTGTCGACCATCCCCGACGCGCTGCCGCCGGAGTACGCCGCCGAGCTGCAGACCCTGCAATCGGACGCCCCGCCGATGGGCTACCCGTTCGTGAAGCGCCGCATGGCCGCCGAGCTCGGCGCCAACTGGCTCTCCCGGTTCGACCGGTTCGACAAGGCGCCGGCCGCGGCCGCCTCGCTCGGCCAGGTCCACCGCGCCCGCACCCTCTCGGGCGAGGAGGTCGCCTGCAAGCTGCAGTACCCGAACATGGATTCGGCCATCGAGGCGGACCTCAAGCAGCTCGGCTTCATCTTCGGCCTGCACCGGCGCATGCGCCCCGGCATCGACACCACCGAGATCGCCAAGGAGATCGCCGACCGGCTGCGCGAAGAGCTGAACTACACGCTCGAAGCCGGCCACGCGAAGCTCTACGGGCGCATCTTCGAGGGCGACGGCACGATCCGCGTGCCCACCGTCCACGAGGACCTCTCGACGCGGCGGCTGCTGACGATGGGCTGGCTCGACGGCGCCCGCCTCCTCAACTACCGCGAGGCCCCGCTCGAGGAGCGCAACACCATCGCCGCCGCGCTGTTCCGCGCCTATTGGGCGCCGTTCGCCTCCGTCGGCGTCATCCACGGCGACCCGCACCTCGGCAACTACACCGTCTTCGAGGAGGACGGCGCGCCGCGCGGCATCAACCTCCTCGACTACGGCTGCATCCGGATCTTCCCCGTCAGCTTCGTCGGCGGCGTCATCGACCTCTACGAGGGACTGCGCACCGGAGACGACGACCGCGTCGTCCACGCCTACGAGACGTGGGGCTTCAAGGGCCTGCACCGCGAGCTGATCGACGTCCTGAACATCTGGGCCCGCTTCATCTACGGTCCGATCCTCGACGACCGCACCCGTTCGCTGGCCGATGGGACGAAGCCCGGCGAGTACGGCCGGCGCGAGGCCTTCCGCGTGCACCAGGCGCTGAAGGAAAAAGGGCCGGTGACGGTGCCGCGCGAGTTCGTGTTCATGGACCGGGCGGCGGTCGGGCTGGGCGCCGTGCTCCTCCACCTCCAGGCCGAGCTGAACTTCTTCCAGATCTTCCGGACCCAGCTCGAGGGGTTTTCCACAGAGCGCGTCGCGGCGCGTCAGGCCGAAGCCCTGCAGTTTGCCGGGCTTTCCGCGCCGGATGGGCATGCGCCGATGCCTACCGTTTCGGCATAG